One part of the Methylobacterium terrae genome encodes these proteins:
- a CDS encoding lysylphosphatidylglycerol synthase domain-containing protein, which yields MKRLTTLGLIAGLCTVIGLFVSSGPEAVAAALWASGWGAVLVVVARFVAVAWAGLGWWVVFPRGERPLLRDCVSVRFVREGVNTLLPVAQVGGDLIGARLLTLHKVPGALSGATTLVDLMVQALTQFLFTVAGLGILVALGGDGPIVHYVGLGLVVAAPALVAFYLVQRRFGQSLLQAAINRFAGGREWRIFGAVDVLFERLRGLYAARGRILTAIGTHLFGWIIGTLEVWIALRFMGYEVGFLEAIVIESLAQAVRGAAFAVPGALGAQEGGLIALCAVFGIPAEAALALSLIKRLADLAVGLPSLMLWHAMEDTNAEQGRNPAAGLGATLRAYVRPRRAHGPAFGYAAAPVDGKGE from the coding sequence ATGAAGCGACTGACGACACTGGGCCTGATCGCCGGCCTGTGCACCGTGATCGGCCTGTTCGTCTCCTCGGGGCCGGAGGCGGTCGCGGCGGCCCTGTGGGCGTCCGGCTGGGGCGCCGTGCTGGTCGTGGTCGCGCGCTTCGTCGCCGTGGCCTGGGCGGGCCTCGGCTGGTGGGTGGTGTTTCCCCGCGGCGAGAGGCCGCTGCTGCGCGACTGCGTCAGCGTGCGCTTCGTGCGCGAGGGCGTCAACACGCTGCTGCCCGTGGCGCAGGTCGGCGGCGACCTGATCGGCGCGCGCCTTCTCACCCTGCACAAGGTGCCGGGCGCCCTGTCGGGGGCCACCACCCTCGTCGACCTGATGGTCCAGGCCCTCACCCAGTTCCTGTTCACGGTGGCCGGCCTCGGCATCCTGGTGGCGCTCGGCGGCGACGGGCCGATCGTGCACTACGTGGGTCTCGGCCTCGTCGTGGCGGCGCCGGCCCTCGTGGCGTTCTACCTGGTGCAGCGCCGCTTCGGGCAGAGCCTGCTCCAGGCCGCGATCAACCGCTTCGCCGGCGGGCGCGAGTGGCGGATCTTCGGCGCGGTCGACGTGCTGTTCGAGCGCCTGCGCGGCCTCTACGCCGCCCGCGGCCGCATTCTCACCGCCATCGGCACGCACCTGTTCGGCTGGATCATCGGCACGCTCGAGGTCTGGATCGCGCTGCGCTTCATGGGCTACGAGGTCGGCTTCCTCGAAGCGATCGTGATCGAGAGCCTGGCCCAGGCCGTGCGCGGCGCCGCCTTCGCGGTGCCGGGCGCGCTGGGCGCCCAGGAGGGCGGCCTGATCGCGCTCTGCGCCGTGTTCGGCATCCCGGCCGAGGCGGCGCTCGCCCTGTCGCTCATCAAGCGCCTGGCCGACCTCGCGGTCGGGCTGCCGAGCCTGATGCTCTGGCACGCGATGGAAGACACCAACGCCGAGCAGGGCCGCAATCCGGCGGCCGGCCTCGGCGCGACCCTGCGGGCGTATGTCCGCCCACGCCGGGCTCACGGGCCCGCCTTCGGCTACGCCGCGGCGCCCGTCGACGGCAAAGGAGAATGA